A DNA window from Argiope bruennichi chromosome X2, qqArgBrue1.1, whole genome shotgun sequence contains the following coding sequences:
- the LOC129960597 gene encoding TBC1 domain family member 25-like — protein MSGLNLFHTREAIRVKVKKCEGLLAPEYRRFSVDPQITSFEVLQSLLARAFDIKGEFSISYFARDEEGKDTYLSLLSDWDLDAAFLGSSDPCLQLKVDLKPFEEGLEDWDVVAPIDVTRSSNTGFLLDRSSITGTILNHMEKTFNMVQRALNLSEADNESDSFKPAKQPMVDSEFHGYLDSEGRLIKPRELRLSVYQRGIDPALRKVVWKHILNVYPYGLTAKERISYMKQRSMEYQKLRQTWQDMISNGNLTEEIQYVTNMVRKDVLRTDRTHKFYAGSDDNKNVVSLFNILTTYALNHPSVSYCQGMSDLASPILVTMKDEGHAYVCFCALMQRLKPNFHLDGKAMTSNFQQLTELLEHYDSQFFEYLKTQGADDLLFCYRWLLLELKREFAFDDALSMLEVLWSSIPPSPPEKELSLYEELFSANTFRPQSPRIHSRENPYTKVRAIRKQNSASSIRGLMKSNSKEGNECEPEKKSESPIEPTVTQENPPNLCKDQPISLSRRNSVTEISNDDSQDYLPMTTSMTRELRMELENLNRQLPGSFLQRSVTIDSEDLDSPRSPDCFESPRESINYTQHLHNVDQAAEDDAPESWTSDDLSGMDQICRLGSTKKPHKHPECLHLNGSVEEDSTYCCTPDEQFDIEFDTQVKASSDIPCNGEILENEESEDKNGCACHLKSVIPIRLVHSPGIDNRYQRHGSDSSDSLSESCPGRIQSDNDYTAHGSQNLEGSSENIVSKERLLSDERIYRKKTTLLQDPNDVMSNSCIEALEYSGKSQKASLPSPYELGGGNPFMLFLCLTLLLQHRDIIMKSRMDYNELAMHFDKMVRKHNVHRVLHQARAMFREYLQMSCQEQDSNPYV, from the exons ATGTcaggtttaaatttatttcacactCGTGAAGCGATCCGTGTGAAAGTCAAG aAATGTGAAGGTCTTCTTGCACCGGAATACCGTAGATTTAGCGTTGATCCTCAGATAACTTCATTTGAAGTGCTTCAAAGTTTATTAGCTAGAGCATTTGACATAAAAGG TGAATTCTCTATAAGTTATTTTGCCAGAGATGAAGAAGGAAAAGatacatatttatctttattatctgATTGGGATTTGGATGCTGCTTTCTTAGGATCTTCTGATCCATGTTTGCAGTTAAAAGTTGACTTAAAACCTTTTGAAGAGG GTCTTGAGGATTGGGATGTTGTGGCGCCGATCGATGTAACTCGTAGCAGCAATACTGGATTTTTATTAGATCGATCTTCAATTACTGGtactattttaaatcat ATGGAAAAGACATTCAATATGGTACAAAGAGCTTTGAATCTTTCTGAAGCTGATAATGAGAGTGACAGTTTCAAACCTGCAAAGCAGCCTATGGTCGATTCTGAATTTCATGGATATTTGGATTCTGAAGGGCGTTTGATTAAACCAAGAGAATTAAGGTTATCCGTTTATCAACGAGGTATTGATCCTGCTTTACGTAAAGTTGTATGGAAGCATATTCTTAATGTATATCCATATGGCCTTACAGCTAAAGAGAGAATATCATATATGAAACAACGTTCAATGGAATATCAGAAATTACGACAAACCTGGCAAGATATGATTTCTAATGGTAATTTAACTGAAGAAATTCAGTATGTAACTAATATGGTAAGAAAAGATGTCCTTCGCACTGATCGCACTCATAAATTTTATGCTGGATCtgatgataataaaaatgttgtatcTCTTTTTAACATTCTTACTACATATGCCTTAAATCACCCTAGTGTATCTTATTGCCAAGGTATGAGTGATTTGGCTTCCCCAATTTTAGTAACAATGAAAGATGAAGGCCATGCTTATGtttgtttttgtgcattaatgCAAAGATTAAAACCTAATTTCCATTTAGATGGCAAAGCTATGACATCTAATTTTCAACAACTTACTGAGCTGTTAGAACATTATGATTCACAGTTTTTTGAATATCTTAAGACACAGGGTGCTGATGATCTTCTGTTTTGTTATCGCTGGTTGCTATTagaattaaaaagagaatttgcGTTTGATGATGCTCTTTCAATGTTAGAAGTTTTGTGGAGTTCTATCCCCCCATCTCCACCAGAAAAAGAATTATCAttatatgaagaattattttccgCAAATACCTTTCGTCCTCAGTCTCCTCGGATTCATAGTCGTGAAAATCCATACACTAAAGTGCGCGCTATTCGGAAACAAAATTCTGCTTCATCTATTCGGGGATTGATGAAAAGTAATAGTAAGGAAGGCAATGAATGTGAACCTGAAAAGAAATCTGAATCACCCATTGAACCTACCGTTACACAAGAAAATCCACCTAATTTGTGTAAAGATCAACCTATATCTTTAAGCCGTAGGAATAGTGTAACAGAAATTAGTAATGATGATTCTCAGGATTATTTGCCTATGACAACCTCTATGACACGGGAGTTAAGGAtggaattagaaaatttaaatcgaCAATTGCCAGGATCCTTTTTACAACGCTCAGTTACAATAGATTCTGAAGATTTAGATTCACCTCGATCACCAGATTGTTTTGAATCGCCTCGTGAGAGTATAAATTACACGCAGCATTTACACAATGTCGATCAAGCAGCTGAAGATGATGCTCCTGAGAGTTGGACGAGTGATGATTTATCTGGTATGGATCAAATATGCAGGCTAGGCTCTACAAAGAAACCACATAAGCATCCGGAATGCTTACATTTAAATGGCAGTGTTGAAGAAGATTCTACTTATTGCTGTACTCCTGATGAACAGTTCGATATTGAATTTGATACTCAAGTGAAAGCAAGTTCAGATATTCCTTGTAATggtgaaattttggaaaatgaagaATCTGAAGATAAAAATGGCTGTGCTTGTCATTTGAAGTCAGTTATACCCATCAGACTCGTTCATAGCCCTGGCATTGATAATAGGTATCAAAGGCATGGTAGTGATAGCTCTGATTCTCTTTCTGAAAGTTGCCCTGGCCGAATTCAAAGTGATAACGACTATACTGCTCATGGTTCTCAAAATTTAGAAGGTAGTTCTGAGAATATCGTTTCAAAGGAGAGATTGCTTAGTGATGAAAGAATCTATCGTAAAAAAACGACTCTTTTGCAAGATCCTAATGATGTAATGTCAAATTCTTGTATTGAAGCATTAGAATATAGTGGTAAAAGTCAAAAAGCCTCATTACCATCCCCTTATGAACTTGGAGGTGGCAATCCTTTTATGTTATTTCTGTGCCTAACATTACTACTTCAGCATCGTGATATAATAATGAAGAGCCGTATGGATTATAATGAGTTAGCAATGCATTTTGATAAAATGGTCCGTAAGCACAATGTTCATCGTGTTCTTCATCAAGCTCGCGCAATGTTTCgagaatatttacaaatgagCTGTCAAGAACAAGATTCTAATCCTTATGTGTGA